DNA from SAR324 cluster bacterium:
TGGAAGGATTGCTCAAACAATTTGGTGTTCAGCGAACCGATCCCTTGGAACTCCTGCTAGATTGGGCTCGTCGGGTCTATCGCGAAGTGATGGAAGCCTGGCATGAAGAGAACTCCTCTACTCATTCTACTTCAGGCACAGAGCAATCTTGGTCGGGTGAGGAAACCTGCAGAACCAAAGAAGAAAAAACTCAGGCCCATGATGATCCACGGGCAGATATCGAAGCCGAATTGGAACGTCTTAAGCGTTATCAGCGGACGAATCGCAAGCAGCCTCGTCGTCAAACAGCAGAAACAGATGTTCATGATGAATTGGAGCGCCTCAAGCGCAAGTACCGTCCCTGAAATCCCACATGGAGAGATAGAATGTCCGCCAGTCTGACTGCTGCCCGAATCGCAGTCCTGATTCCTTGTCTTAACGAAGAAGTGACGATCAGCAAGGTGGTTCAGGATTTTCACAAGGAATTGCCGGGAGCTACCATCTACGTCTTCGACAACAATAGTACGGACCGTACAGCTGAACTTGCTGAGGCGGAAGGGGCAGTTGTTATTCCAGAGCGTAAGCGTGGCAAAGGCTACGTAATCGCCTCAATGTTCCGTAAGGTTGAGGCAGATTACTATGTGATGGTGGATGGAGACGACACATATTCTGCAGCACATGTGCAGGCTTTGCTGCAGCCGCTACTGGATGGAGAAGCTGACATGACCGTGGCTACTCGCTTGAACGAGTATGAAGAAGAATCTTTCCGCCCACTCCATGTCTTTGGCAATAATTTGGTTCGTAGCTTGGTCAACGGGATCTTTAACAGTAATCTCGCAGACATCATGTCTGGTTACCGAGGCCTTAGTCGAGAATTGGTGCAGAATCTACCGGTATTGGCCAGCGGTTTTGAAGTGGAAACAGAAATGACGATTCGAGTGCTGGATTATGGTTACACGATTCAGGAAGTAACAGTGCCCTACCGAGAGCGCCCAGAAGGTTCGTTCTCCAAGCTGAATACTTTTCGAGATGGCTTTCGTGTGTTGTATCAGATCGCCAGTATCGCCAGATCCTACAAGCCGATCTTGTTTTTTGGGGTATTGGCTTTATTTTTTGGCCTGATCGGTCTGATTGCGGGCGGAGAAGTGATTGTTGACTATGCGGTGGATGGCTATGTGAACAAGGTCCCAACAGCGATTCTAGCGGTGGGCTGTATGCTCCTCTGTTTTGGTAGCATTGGCATTGGTGCGATCCTCGATACACTCAATGCCCGTTTCCGTGAAGTGCTGCGTTTGCTACAGCGCAAATGAGCTGGTTTCTGGCGCACGTGTTGCTTAGAAGGTCCACGTGTAGGCTAGGCGAAATCCAGTAGGATCAACCAAGGCAACAGGCCCAACAGGCAATTCATTTTGAACTCCTTGTGGCCGCGGTGCTGCAGGATTCCAGACAGAGCGAGAGCCAATCAGAGCTCCAATCAAGCCACCAACCACGGTGCTGGTACCAATCGTACGAAACTGCTCACGACTGGTTCCTGGACGCAGAAAAGTGAACCAGCCCCCAAGCATCAGGCCTGTTCCAGCGCCATAGGCAACATTGCCAACGAGATTGCGACGCTCACTGTCGGCAATTTGCCGCTGTGCTAGTAAGTCAAAGCGTAAAGCGCTTTCGGAGTCGTCAGAGAAGGCGCTTTCATCGAGGTATTGTTCATCTTGCTGGACAGGCTCTTCAAAAGGATCGCCTTCTGAAACGGGCTCGGTCGCAAGAGGATCTTCCATGGTTGGCTCTAGCTCAAAATCCTGCTGTAATAGCGGATCGTTGGCCATGCCCTGATAGGGATCATCGAAAAATGCCTCTTCGTCGGCAGATCGAAATTCACCAAATGGGTCTTGCTGGGCCATTGCTGACCAGGGATTGAACGTAAGCAGCAGCAGGCAAAGCCAAATGGAAAGGTGTGAACGCATGCCAGATTCCTGAACAGCAGGGTTTGGAAGATGTTGCCTTGAAATGGATGCAAAACCCATTCACTCTCTGCACCAGACACAACCGGGTTCTGCTGGAAAACTCCAGCCTTTTGAAGAATATTGAGAACATGGATACGCTTATGCGACGTTTTTGGCCGGCGGTGCTGCTATTGATCTTCAGCCTTGGAACCCCAAAAATCCAGGCTCAGGAAACAGGTCCACTGCTGATGCAACAGGAACTGGGCTATACTTTGGCTGGTACAGTGGCCGGTGTTGGCTTGGGAGTTCTTGTCTGGTTCATGGACCCACTTAATCCAGATGTGACACTGCGTGATACTACAGTAGATGGACTAATTGTCGGTACACTTCTTGGTTCCATGTTCGGTTTTTACATACTACAGAATGCGTTGGTGGAGCCTGGTACCAATTCACTGCCCAGTGGTCTTGAAGATCTGCTGGGACAATCGAAGAGAGATCAATTGCCCAGCCCGGTTGCCCACACTGGCCTGACCATTCCCATGACTTGGAAGTTCTAAGGAGGCCTCCCATGAGCAAGTGCACCCGAGTGATCGCAATCTTTTTGCTACTTGCCTGCCTGTCCCAGCCAGTTGCCTGGGCTCAGCAGGCTCAAGAAGGCCCTGGCATTGAAAACTTTTTGGATGGAGCAAATGGTGGCCGTGGCCCCGTGATGCAGTCGGTCTTCTGGAACACTCTCTATGGTTCTCTCTGGGGAGCTGCGATCGGAGTATCCTATCACTTTCTCTCTGGAGCAGCATTTCGCGAAGCAATTTCAGGAAGTATGACCATCGGGGGTTTGATGGGCTATGGTCTTGGGCTTTATCTGGTCATCAATGGCTTCAGTTTTAACCAAAATCTGATGCCAGTGCTGCCAAAGCCAAATTTTGGCCCACCAACCGATACCCAGACTCAAGTACAGAACGAACAACCTACTGATCCCTTAGCTTT
Protein-coding regions in this window:
- a CDS encoding glycosyltransferase family 2 protein, which codes for MSASLTAARIAVLIPCLNEEVTISKVVQDFHKELPGATIYVFDNNSTDRTAELAEAEGAVVIPERKRGKGYVIASMFRKVEADYYVMVDGDDTYSAAHVQALLQPLLDGEADMTVATRLNEYEEESFRPLHVFGNNLVRSLVNGIFNSNLADIMSGYRGLSRELVQNLPVLASGFEVETEMTIRVLDYGYTIQEVTVPYRERPEGSFSKLNTFRDGFRVLYQIASIARSYKPILFFGVLALFFGLIGLIAGGEVIVDYAVDGYVNKVPTAILAVGCMLLCFGSIGIGAILDTLNARFREVLRLLQRK